A single region of the Plutella xylostella chromosome 26, ilPluXylo3.1, whole genome shotgun sequence genome encodes:
- the LOC105390504 gene encoding phosphatidylinositide phosphatase SAC2, whose product MELFRSELYYIFVRNESSLWWHRLTGAFSVRSAWDLSDIEDIECMGITEGVIGLVELPNVFEPRLMIINETEPVGQLYFHHTITKIKSIVLLNMGPHNQEFELTLCTKHHGTKNEPKRTINRGLFENSAFLNKTVGAVRNVSNTIKNSTQQAATQVKHTVIKKQKVYTSSEQRVDERFEKRLIDELYRVFEDSDSFYYSRTLDLTNSLQRQYAVEELLAAEEGAETPVSDITRWWKHVDDRFFWNKHMLKDIIELGSPACDQFILPIIQGYVDLAQIAVEPADENPLNTESLSAASSCDETFTLGLVSRRSRYQAGTRYNRRGIEPGGKVANYVETEQIVSIICSDTIHRASFVQVRGSVPIFWSQPEVKFRPPPKLDKTVEESQEAFRNHFTEELSIYKHVCIVNLVDQTGREKVIFDAYSDHVLMYNSPDIIYSTFDFHQYCRGMRYENVSILINALEEVISNMRFCWRDERGLICEQSGVFRVNCIDCLDRTNVVETAIAKYVLELQLSRLGLGAPGAGLPRALERDFLTLWADNGDVISRQYSGTKALKGDYTRTGERNLTGMMRDGVASASRYYLSTFKDALRQVAIDAMTGETREIPESLISDDRQLQVYNVMDAHTEQDTAAMAAHVKCLIEDCRKLLVDSEPVLGAWGLVDADPHTGDPHETEIDTVLLLTSTCYLCGSYDEPRDRWGAARVPLAAVASLELGAPATNTTLFNVGRKSTPDAPPCIRINYTVNGEPGYFHMFRSTTLRFFNNMAVRIHTREEMIECLHSICESILVARDVAKLPPIPFMQGVAMEKKKSKVHPTGGHSVGGRASLYLGLSRLPAITRHVSEAQLVADIRNVGSKALTNMSEQFSKLNRLGARAKPSLQLKFDQGTSRTKKIFTLGSNRHPQPQQKKKGSLSDGLSSDYSSDDENRTNIFEPTLDNFENNQVYIGKAQKTEPDNDCDLIENPLYSSKIEPSEPAQDYDTGLVMKFDSTSSKTPMTSVKRNPFDESTSPRPEITIDSVSSKPAPPSSLVLSQKLSHSSSDLDNQGMSTDGAGYHMRSNSQHEITLNIATSHSESALKQLKTMTSPMSSATRDMVLSPLSKIAKGVQNLGANLDPRKIKTSPTVKYISEQQYEEHRKLQEKWRDCKTRLVAL is encoded by the exons ATGGAATTGTTTAGATCAGAACTATATTACATATTTGTAAGAAATGAGAGCAGTTTGTGGTGGCATCGATTAACGGGGGCGTTTTCAGTCCGATCAG CTTGGGACTTATCAGACATTGAAGATATAGAATGTATGGGCATCACGGAAGGTGTCATTGGTCTGGTGGAACTCCCCAATGTATTTGAGCCTCGATTgatgataataaatgaaacCGAGCCAGTTGGCCAACTCTATTTCCACCATacaataactaaaataaaatctatagTTCTACTCAATATGGGCCCTCATAACCAGGAGTTTGAACTAACACTTTGCACTAAACACCACGGAACCAAAAATGAACCTAAGAGAACTATAAACAGGGGATTGTTTGAAAACTCTGCGTTTCTGAACAAAACTGTGGGAGCCGTGCGGAATGTGAGCAATACTATCAAAAATTCAACACAACAGGCTGCTACACAG GTGAAACACACAgtgataaagaaacaaaaagtATACACAAGTTCAGAGCAGAGAGTGGATGAGCGTTTCGAGAAGCGCCTCATAGAtgagttatacagggtgtttgaGGACAGCGACAGCTTCTACTACTCAAGGACATTGGATCTGACCAACAGCCTGCAGAGGCAGTATGCGGTTGAGGAGCTCTTGGCTGCGGAAGAGGGGGCTGAGACTCCGGTCTCTGACATCACCAGGTGGTGGAAACATGTGGATGACAGGTTCTTCTGGAACAAACATATGCTGAAAGATATTATTGAGCTGGGG AGCCCAGCCTGCGACCAGTTCATCCTGCCCATCATCCAAGGCTACGTGGACCTGGCCCAGATAGCCGTAGAACCAGCCGACGAGAACCCTCTGAACACAGAGTCTCTGAGCGCCGCGAGCTCCTGCGATGAGACGTTCACACTGGGGCTCGTGTCGCGCCGGTCGCGGTATCAGGCTGGCACCAG ATACAACCGGCGCGGCATCGAGCCGGGCGGCAAGGTGGCCAACTATGTGGAGACGGAGCAGATCGTGTCCATCATCTGCTCCGACACCATCCACCGTGCCTCGTTTGTGCAG GTGCGTGGGTCAGTGCCAATATTCTGGAGCCAACCCGAAGTGAAGTTTAGACCACCGCCGAAGTTGGATAAAA CCGTAGAAGAATCTCAAGAGGCGTTCAGAAACCACTTCACCGAAGAACTAAGCATCTACAAGCACGTCTGCATAGTGAACCTGGTTGATCAGACGGGCCGAGAAAAGGTTATCTTCGACGCCTACAGCGACCATGTGTTGATGTATAACAGCCCGGATATTATCTACTCGACGTTTGATTTTCATCAGTATTG CCGTGGCATGCGCTACGAAAACGTCAGCATCCTGATCAACGCTCTCGAAGAGGTCATCAGCAACATGCGGTTCTGTTGGCGCGACGAGCGAGGCCTCATCTGTGAGCAGAGCGGAGTGTTCCGAGTCAACTGCATCGACTGTCTCGATCGCACCAACGTCGTTGAG ACGGCTATAGCCAAATACGTGTTGGAGCTGCAACTAAGTCGCTTAGGGCTGGGCGCCCCTGGGGCAGGCTTGCCGCGGGCTCTAGAGAGGGACTTCCTGACTCTGTGGGCGGACAACGGTGACGTCATCTCGAGACAGTACTCTGGGACTAAGGCTTTGAAG GGAGACTACACAAGAACCGGTGAGAGAAATCTAACAGGGATGATGAGAGACGGGGTGGCGTCTGCTTCCAG ATACTACCTGTCGACGTTCAAAGATGCGCTCCGTCAAGTCGCGATCGACGCTATGACGGGAGAGACCAGGGAGATCCCCGAGTCACTCATATCCGACGACCGGCAACTGCAAGTTTATAATGTCATGGAT GCGCACACGGAACAAGACACGGCGGCCATGGCGGCGCACGTCAAATGCCTCATAGAGGACTGCAGGAAGCTGCTGGTGGACAGCGAGCCCGTGCTGGGCGCGTGGGGGCTCGTCGACGCGGACCCGCA CACGGGAGACCCGCATGAGACAGAAATAGACACTGTCCTCCTCCTCACATCCACGTGCTACCTGTGCGGCTCCTACGACGAGCCGCGAGACCGCTGGGGCGCCGCGCGGGTGCCGCTCGCAGCCGTCGCCAGTCTGGAGCTGGGCGCGCCCGCCACTAACACT ACACTATTCAACGTGGGTCGCAAGTCCACACCGGACGCGCCTCCCTGCATCCGCATCAACTACACGGTAAACGGGGAACCAGGATACTTCCACATGTTTCGATCCACCACGCTGAGGTTCTTCAATAATATGGCAGTCAGGATTCACACGAGGGAGGAAATGATAG AATGTCTACACTCGATCTGTGAGTCTATTCTGGTGGCGCGCGACGTTGCCAAACTGCCACCGATACCCTTTATGCAAGGGGTTGCTATGGAGAAGAAGAAATCTAAG GTGCACCCTACAGGAGGGCACAGCGTGGGCGGGCGCGCGTCTCTATACCTCGGGCTGTCGCGGCTGCCGGCCATCACCAGGCACGTGAGCGAGGCGCAACTCGTCGCTGATATACGGAATGTTG GATCGAAAGCTCTAACGAACATGTCGGAGCAGTTCAGCAAACTGAACCGCCTCGGCGCCAGAGCCAAGCCGAGTCTTCAGCTGAAGTTCGACCAAGGAACCTCCAGGACCAAGAAGATATTCACTCTGGGCTCAAACAGACACCCGCAACCGCAACAGAAGAAGAAGGGAAGCCTGTCCGACGGACTCAGCTCAGACTATTCCTCAGACGACGAGAATAGAACCAACATATTTGAGCCAACGTTGGACAACTTCGAAAACAACCAAGTGTATATAGGGAAAGCTCAGAAAACGGAGCCAGATAACGATTGCGATTTAATCGAAAATCCTCTCTATTCATCCAAGATTGAGCCCAGCGAGCCAGCTCAGGACTACGACACTGGTTTGGTAATGAAGTTCGATTCGACGTCCAGTAAAACCCCGATGACGTCTGTCAAACGGAACCCTTTCGACGAATCAACGTCCCCAAGACCAGAGATAACCATAGACAGCGTTTCATCGAAGCCAGCGCCACCTAGTTCCCTAGTCTTGTCCCAGAAACTGTCACACAGTTCCAGTGATTTAGACAACCAAGGGAtgtcaacagatggcgctggcTACCACATGCGATCGAACTCTCAGCACGAGATCACGCTGAATATCGCGACGTCTCACAGCGAGTCTGCACTGAAACAGTTGAAGACGATGACCAGCCCGATGTCGAGTGCCACGAGAGATATGGTTCTGTCGCCTCTGTCGAAGATAGCTAAGGGAGTGCAAAATCTGGGCGCTAATCTGGATCCTAGGAAAattaag aCTTCGCCAACTGTGAAGTACATTTCGGAACAACAATACGAAGAGCACAGAAAACTTCAGGAGAAATGGCGAGATTGTAAAACGCGCCTTGTCGCCCTGTAA
- the LOC105380395 gene encoding zinc finger protein 436 isoform X2, giving the protein MDWQLTCRVCLETGDMVSLFDWDENNEQLADKYTYCCGVEVSKTESLPTLICLNCVDRLTFSYQFKQQCLSSNETLKECLDEFTRTSAAVSEGNKSAQSSNETEVITIKQENGVLLQYELPVEHEPSWTRTITKTTSKAVVTKAPEPKKRGRPRKYPNEQGEIDLSPYTRKKPKPVKKEQPSLTSLLNFDPNDIKKESEDNPEDEDTFADNDYPDDDPDFEADEQPSEEEVIQEEPVKRKRGRPRKTDPPRPPKVTKEVEQDTGEDVLLKETIMAFSEPIPDHILNPKPKEKKKYKYEKKKYSYEKTHTCETCGSSFTSNASLQAHIRRHLGIKPFVCSICGYSCVLKEALRRHMLVHTGEKPYKCRICDRRFGDFGTRQKHERLHMGVRPYQCSVCGKAFTYSYVLANHMLTHTGEKKYSCGPCNKKFTKAHHLKYHNKVHHKELYLQQQLEQEAKKVRLQINVSGLSGVLNGPVVDGKLQLVQMSEDVDESQMQVVEVDQEDDEAHETDRAVADMQVVMETDYCVEEDSK; this is encoded by the exons atggaTTGGCAATTAACGTGTCGTGTATGTCTAGAGACTGGTGATATGGTTTCACTCTTTGATTGGGACGAAAATAATGAACAACTGGCTGATAAGTACACTTATTGCTGCGGAGTTGAG GTGTCCAAAACCGAGAGTTTACCGACGCTGATTTGTTTGAATTGTGTGGATCGACTTACATTTTCGTATCAATTCAAACAACAATGCCTATCTTCCAACGAGACACTCAAAGAGTGTCTGGATGAGTTCACCAGGACCTCGGCTGCCGTATCAGAAGGCAATAAATCGGCACAAT CATCAAACGAAACAGAAGtgataacaataaaacaagAGAATGGAGTCCTCCTCCAGTACGAGCTGCCTGTGGAGCACGAGCCGTCGTGGACACGGACCATCACCAAGACCACCAGCAAGGCGGTCGTCACCAAGGCACCGGAGCCCAAGAAGAGGGGGCGCCCGCGGAAATATCCCAATGAACAGGGGGAAATTG ATCTATCACCATACACTCGCAAAAAGCCAAAACCGGTGAAGAAAGAGCAACCGTCACTGACATCACTGTTGAACTTTGACCCCAATGACATAAAGAAGGAATCTGAGGATAACCCAGAGGATGAAGACACTTTTGCTGACAATG ACTACCCTGATGACGACCCAGACTTCGAGGCGGACGAACAGCCGTCCGAAGAGGAAGTGATCCAAGAAGAACCTGTT AAGCGCAAACGCGGTCGTCCCCGCAAGACCGACCCCCCGAGACCTCCCAAGGTAACGAAGGAAGTGGAGCAGGACACGGGTGAAGACGTGCTGCTGAAGGAGACCATCATGGCCTTCTCCGAGCCCATCCCAGACCACATACTGAACCCCAAGCCGAAGGAAAAGAAGAAGTATAAGTACGAGAAGAAGAAGTATAGCTATGAGAAGAC ACATACTTGCGAAACGTGTGGTTCCTCGTTCACGTCCAACGCGTCTTTACAAGCGCACATCCGCCGCCATCTTGGCATTAAGCCGTTTGTTTGcag CATCTGCGGCTACTCGTGTGTGCTGAAGGAGGCTCTGAGAAGACACATGCTGGTCCATACGGGAGAGAAGCCGTACAAGTGTCGCATTTGCGATAGACGCTTCGGGGACTTCGGCACTAGGCAGAAACACGAGAG GTTACACATGGGAGTGCGTCCCTACCAGTGCTCGGTTTGCGGCAAGGCCTTCACGTACTCGTATGTGCTCGCCAACCACATGCTCACTCATACGGGGGAGAAGAAATACTC CTGCGGTCCGTGCAACAAGAAGTTCACGAAGGCGCACCACCTCAAGTACCACAACAAGGTGCACCACAAGGAGTTATACTTGCAGCAGCAGCTTGAACAAGAGGCTAAGAAG GTGCGTCTTCAAATCAACGTGAGCGGTCTGTCGGGCGTGCTCAACGGACCCGTCGTGGACGGGAAGCTGCAACTCGTGCAGATGAGCGAAG ACGTGGACGAGTCGCAGATGCAGGTGGTGGAGGTGGACCAGGAGGATGACGAGGCGCACGAGACGGACCGCGCCGTCGCCGACATGCAG GTGGTAATGGAAACAGACTACTGCGTCGAAGAAGATAGCAAATAA
- the LOC105380395 gene encoding zinc finger protein 19 isoform X1: MDWQLTCRVCLETGDMVSLFDWDENNEQLADKYTYCCGVEVSKTESLPTLICLNCVDRLTFSYQFKQQCLSSNETLKECLDEFTRTSAAVSEGNKSAQSSNETEVITIKQENGVLLQYELPVEHEPSWTRTITKTTSKAVVTKAPEPKKRGRPRKYPNEQGEIDLSPYTRKKPKPVKKEQPSLTSLLNFDPNDIKKESEDNPEDEDTFADNDYPDDDPDFEADEQPSEEEVIQEEPVKRKRGRPRKTDPPRPPKVTKEVEQDTGEDVLLKETIMAFSEPIPDHILNPKPKEKKKYKYEKKKYSYEKTHTCETCGSSFTSNASLQAHIRRHLGIKPFVCSVCGYACVLNMELRRHMIRHTGVRPYKCRICDRRFGDFGSRQKHERLHMGVRPYQCSVCGKAFTYSYVLANHMLTHTGEKKYSCGPCNKKFTKAHHLKYHNKVHHKELYLQQQLEQEAKKVRLQINVSGLSGVLNGPVVDGKLQLVQMSEDVDESQMQVVEVDQEDDEAHETDRAVADMQVVMETDYCVEEDSK, encoded by the exons atggaTTGGCAATTAACGTGTCGTGTATGTCTAGAGACTGGTGATATGGTTTCACTCTTTGATTGGGACGAAAATAATGAACAACTGGCTGATAAGTACACTTATTGCTGCGGAGTTGAG GTGTCCAAAACCGAGAGTTTACCGACGCTGATTTGTTTGAATTGTGTGGATCGACTTACATTTTCGTATCAATTCAAACAACAATGCCTATCTTCCAACGAGACACTCAAAGAGTGTCTGGATGAGTTCACCAGGACCTCGGCTGCCGTATCAGAAGGCAATAAATCGGCACAAT CATCAAACGAAACAGAAGtgataacaataaaacaagAGAATGGAGTCCTCCTCCAGTACGAGCTGCCTGTGGAGCACGAGCCGTCGTGGACACGGACCATCACCAAGACCACCAGCAAGGCGGTCGTCACCAAGGCACCGGAGCCCAAGAAGAGGGGGCGCCCGCGGAAATATCCCAATGAACAGGGGGAAATTG ATCTATCACCATACACTCGCAAAAAGCCAAAACCGGTGAAGAAAGAGCAACCGTCACTGACATCACTGTTGAACTTTGACCCCAATGACATAAAGAAGGAATCTGAGGATAACCCAGAGGATGAAGACACTTTTGCTGACAATG ACTACCCTGATGACGACCCAGACTTCGAGGCGGACGAACAGCCGTCCGAAGAGGAAGTGATCCAAGAAGAACCTGTT AAGCGCAAACGCGGTCGTCCCCGCAAGACCGACCCCCCGAGACCTCCCAAGGTAACGAAGGAAGTGGAGCAGGACACGGGTGAAGACGTGCTGCTGAAGGAGACCATCATGGCCTTCTCCGAGCCCATCCCAGACCACATACTGAACCCCAAGCCGAAGGAAAAGAAGAAGTATAAGTACGAGAAGAAGAAGTATAGCTATGAGAAGAC ACATACTTGCGAAACGTGTGGTTCCTCGTTCACGTCCAACGCGTCTTTACAAGCGCACATCCGCCGCCATCTTGGCATTAAGCCGTTTGTTTGcag CGTTTGCGGGTACGCGTGCGTTCTGAACATGGAGTTGCGGCGGCACATGATCCGGCACACCGGCGTGCGCCCCTACAAGTGTCGCATCTGCGACCGCCGGTTCGGGGACTTTGGTAGCCGGCAGAAGCACGAGAG GTTACACATGGGAGTGCGTCCCTACCAGTGCTCGGTTTGCGGCAAGGCCTTCACGTACTCGTATGTGCTCGCCAACCACATGCTCACTCATACGGGGGAGAAGAAATACTC CTGCGGTCCGTGCAACAAGAAGTTCACGAAGGCGCACCACCTCAAGTACCACAACAAGGTGCACCACAAGGAGTTATACTTGCAGCAGCAGCTTGAACAAGAGGCTAAGAAG GTGCGTCTTCAAATCAACGTGAGCGGTCTGTCGGGCGTGCTCAACGGACCCGTCGTGGACGGGAAGCTGCAACTCGTGCAGATGAGCGAAG ACGTGGACGAGTCGCAGATGCAGGTGGTGGAGGTGGACCAGGAGGATGACGAGGCGCACGAGACGGACCGCGCCGTCGCCGACATGCAG GTGGTAATGGAAACAGACTACTGCGTCGAAGAAGATAGCAAATAA